One genomic region from Ornithinicoccus hortensis encodes:
- a CDS encoding TetR/AcrR family transcriptional regulator, with the protein MSPPTGRRPRADAQRNRSRLIAAARAVVDEDGGLGSLDRVAQEAGVSIATLYRHFPQRDALIEAIYTEEVDALVTAARELGAERDPIEALREWLLLFVEFLDTKRGMSEVLGTLLRGPDALFRDSTERLSSSVAELVLQAQSSGQLSAGIDPVDLLRALGGVASVNPSEAWRASAVGLVDVLLRGLQHRDDAGNETRP; encoded by the coding sequence ATGAGTCCGCCCACTGGCCGTAGGCCGCGCGCCGACGCGCAACGCAACCGGTCTCGGCTCATCGCCGCCGCGCGAGCGGTCGTCGACGAGGACGGCGGTCTCGGCAGCTTGGACCGCGTTGCGCAAGAGGCCGGCGTGAGCATTGCGACGTTGTATCGGCACTTTCCTCAGCGTGACGCGTTGATCGAAGCGATCTACACCGAGGAAGTCGACGCTCTCGTGACCGCGGCCCGAGAGCTTGGAGCCGAACGCGACCCAATCGAGGCACTTCGCGAGTGGTTGCTGCTGTTCGTCGAGTTCCTCGACACCAAGAGGGGGATGTCGGAAGTCCTCGGCACGCTGTTGCGTGGCCCTGACGCGCTCTTCCGTGACTCGACCGAGCGGTTGTCGTCCAGCGTCGCTGAGCTGGTTCTTCAGGCTCAGAGCTCTGGGCAGTTGAGTGCTGGTATTGACCCGGTCGATCTGTTGCGCGCGCTCGGCGGTGTCGCGTCGGTGAATCCCAGCGAAGCGTGGCGGGCCTCTGCGGTCGGACTCGTCGATGTCCTGCTGCGAGGACTTCAGCATCGAGACGACGCCGGGAACGAGACGCGGCCGTGA
- a CDS encoding FitA-like ribbon-helix-helix domain-containing protein, translated as MSSIIVRGLDEAVKRQLAKQAKERGRSMEAEVRDILTRAARRPHIGMALLAAAQDVGGVEGLAVPERDDVARWVDFE; from the coding sequence ATGTCATCCATTATCGTTCGAGGTCTCGACGAGGCGGTGAAGCGGCAACTCGCCAAGCAGGCAAAGGAGCGCGGTCGCTCCATGGAGGCCGAGGTCCGCGACATCCTCACCAGGGCTGCTCGGCGGCCACACATCGGCATGGCATTGCTGGCGGCCGCGCAGGACGTCGGGGGTGTCGAGGGCCTGGCGGTTCCAGAACGCGATGACGTCGCCCGGTGGGTGGACTTCGAGTGA
- a CDS encoding amidohydrolase: MDQATATATVLAGIERTRPWQEALYRDLHANPELSHQEERTAAQVAEKLTELGYAVHTGIGGTGVVGLLRNGDGPTVLLRADIDALPVQEQTGLDYASTVEATDPEGNRVPVMHACGHDVHITCLLGAAALLAADRTAWQGTVVVLFQPAEEVGDGAKGMVEDGLADLVGTVDVALGQHVLAFPAGQVATRPGPTLSASDSMRITVYGRGSHGSMPQFGVDPVVLAAMIVVRLQTVVSREVAPTDPAVLTVGSIQGGSKSNVIGDRAVLQLNLRSYQPETREALIAAVRRIVVAECQASGSPREPDIGVFGSFPVTENDPAATGRVRDAFDAEFGEASVDLALQSASEDFSDIPAALGAPYSYWGIGGVDPAAYAQAQAAGTLARDVPSNHSPFFAPVVQPTLDTGTRALVTAALAWLADG, translated from the coding sequence GCACCGCCGCCCAGGTGGCCGAGAAGCTGACCGAGCTGGGGTATGCCGTGCACACCGGCATCGGCGGGACCGGCGTGGTCGGACTCCTGCGCAACGGAGACGGCCCCACGGTGCTGCTCCGGGCTGACATCGACGCGCTCCCGGTGCAGGAACAGACCGGCCTCGACTACGCGAGCACGGTCGAGGCCACGGATCCGGAGGGGAACCGGGTCCCCGTCATGCACGCGTGCGGACACGACGTGCACATCACCTGCCTGTTGGGCGCCGCGGCCCTCCTCGCCGCCGACCGGACCGCATGGCAGGGCACGGTCGTCGTGCTCTTCCAACCGGCCGAGGAGGTGGGCGACGGCGCGAAGGGCATGGTGGAGGACGGGCTGGCCGACCTGGTCGGCACCGTGGACGTCGCCCTGGGCCAACACGTGCTGGCCTTCCCCGCCGGGCAGGTGGCGACCCGCCCCGGCCCGACCCTGTCCGCCTCCGACAGCATGCGGATCACGGTGTACGGCAGGGGCAGCCACGGCTCGATGCCACAGTTCGGGGTCGATCCCGTCGTGCTCGCGGCCATGATCGTGGTCCGTCTCCAGACCGTCGTCTCCCGCGAGGTCGCGCCCACCGACCCGGCCGTGCTGACGGTCGGCAGCATCCAGGGCGGGTCCAAGAGCAACGTGATCGGCGACCGGGCGGTGCTCCAGCTCAATCTGCGCAGCTACCAGCCGGAGACCAGGGAGGCCCTCATCGCCGCGGTCCGCCGGATCGTGGTCGCCGAGTGCCAGGCGTCCGGCTCTCCCCGGGAGCCCGACATCGGGGTGTTCGGGTCGTTCCCGGTGACCGAGAACGACCCGGCCGCGACCGGGCGTGTCCGGGACGCCTTCGACGCCGAGTTCGGGGAGGCCTCCGTGGACCTGGCGTTGCAGTCGGCGAGCGAGGACTTCAGCGACATCCCCGCGGCGCTCGGTGCCCCCTACTCCTACTGGGGCATCGGCGGGGTGGACCCGGCGGCCTATGCGCAGGCACAGGCCGCGGGCACCCTGGCCCGGGACGTCCCGAGCAACCACTCACCGTTCTTCGCACCGGTCGTCCAACCGACCCTCGACACGGGCACCCGGGCCCTGGTCACGGCGGCGCTCGCCTGGCTCGCCGACGGCTGA
- a CDS encoding TetR/AcrR family transcriptional regulator, whose amino-acid sequence MSTAADALTEHVIDLISKSGLETLSVRSVASRAGVSIGAVQHHFPTKAAMLRAALRTVIARSAERYGQATSAQDARGRLVTLLKLLIPSGIDDPTARVWVAFSARALTDPEIGEVYRDLWVRLRAEVATLITECDTDAENVNARATTVLALADGLTIDVLAGAITVEEARTIITRWAEGAAQ is encoded by the coding sequence ATGTCAACCGCCGCTGACGCACTCACCGAGCACGTCATCGACCTGATCTCAAAGTCCGGGCTCGAGACCCTCAGTGTTCGGTCGGTGGCGAGTCGGGCCGGTGTCTCGATCGGGGCCGTACAGCACCACTTCCCGACGAAAGCAGCCATGCTGAGAGCGGCGCTGCGCACTGTAATCGCGCGATCGGCCGAACGGTATGGTCAGGCCACGTCCGCGCAGGACGCCAGGGGTCGCCTTGTGACATTGCTCAAGCTGCTCATCCCGTCAGGGATCGACGACCCTACTGCGCGTGTGTGGGTCGCCTTCTCGGCACGTGCCCTGACAGACCCGGAGATCGGTGAGGTCTACCGCGATCTTTGGGTACGCCTACGCGCCGAGGTCGCAACCTTGATCACCGAATGTGACACCGATGCAGAGAACGTCAACGCGCGTGCGACAACGGTGCTTGCCCTCGCCGACGGTCTCACGATCGACGTGCTGGCAGGTGCGATCACCGTCGAGGAGGCCCGCACCATCATCACGCGGTGGGCGGAGGGCGCGGCCCAGTGA
- a CDS encoding type II toxin-antitoxin system VapC family toxin — translation MIVLDTNVISEIFRPTPEQRVVRWLASLTDDVAITSITLAELLAGVRRLPDGRRKDALASRIDAAIEPYRGSRSILPFDDAAAEHYATVLAAREAAGAAISTADAQIAAICLAHDARCATRNVKDFEHTGVTLVDPWRCDV, via the coding sequence GTGATCGTCCTCGACACGAACGTCATCTCGGAGATCTTCCGGCCCACGCCGGAGCAGCGCGTGGTCCGGTGGCTCGCGTCATTGACGGACGATGTTGCGATCACATCGATCACTCTCGCGGAGTTGCTGGCTGGGGTGCGCCGGCTTCCGGACGGCCGGCGCAAGGATGCACTGGCCTCACGGATCGACGCGGCGATCGAGCCGTACCGGGGGAGTCGTTCGATACTGCCCTTTGACGATGCTGCGGCCGAGCACTACGCGACTGTGCTCGCGGCTCGTGAGGCGGCGGGCGCCGCGATCAGCACCGCGGATGCCCAGATCGCTGCCATCTGCCTGGCGCACGACGCCAGGTGTGCGACGCGTAACGTGAAGGACTTCGAGCACACGGGCGTGACGCTGGTCGATCCGTGGAGGTGCGACGTGTGA
- a CDS encoding GNAT family N-acetyltransferase yields MAITMTTPSTADLPRVIDTVASWQRDGAPVQVHPGDLGWYQRFGAEALAGALREWARDGETVAVGFLDESELIRMAIAPEAGGDEGIAHHVADDFVEALGELLPPGRAIVEARFGTALQQVLTDRGWGADDPWTPLHRDLAQPVPPSTLRIEVVGPGLVQERVRVEVAAFPGSSFSVDRWRQMADGHAYRHAACLLGYDEQGVAVAATTVWSAGRDRPGVIEPLGVHGGHRGRGHGRAMTLAAAGQMRRMGCSSARVATPSSNTAAVATYQAAGFVTPGEVTDFCRP; encoded by the coding sequence GTGGCCATCACGATGACGACCCCCTCGACCGCTGACCTTCCCCGGGTGATCGACACGGTGGCGTCGTGGCAGCGCGACGGCGCCCCCGTCCAGGTCCATCCCGGCGACCTGGGCTGGTACCAACGCTTCGGCGCCGAAGCGCTCGCGGGGGCATTGCGGGAGTGGGCTCGCGATGGGGAGACGGTGGCGGTCGGGTTCCTCGACGAGTCGGAACTGATCCGTATGGCGATCGCCCCCGAGGCGGGTGGGGACGAGGGCATCGCCCACCACGTCGCCGACGACTTCGTCGAAGCCCTGGGCGAACTGCTGCCGCCGGGCCGGGCGATCGTCGAGGCCAGGTTCGGGACCGCGCTCCAGCAGGTCCTGACCGACCGGGGTTGGGGAGCCGACGACCCGTGGACGCCGCTGCACCGGGACCTCGCGCAGCCGGTTCCGCCCTCCACACTGCGGATCGAGGTCGTCGGGCCGGGGTTGGTGCAGGAGCGGGTCAGGGTCGAGGTGGCGGCCTTCCCCGGATCGTCGTTCTCGGTCGATCGCTGGCGGCAGATGGCCGACGGCCACGCCTATCGCCACGCCGCGTGTCTCCTCGGGTATGATGAGCAGGGGGTCGCCGTCGCCGCGACCACGGTGTGGTCGGCGGGTCGCGACCGACCGGGGGTCATCGAGCCGTTGGGCGTCCACGGCGGTCACCGCGGGCGCGGGCACGGACGCGCGATGACCCTGGCGGCAGCCGGGCAGATGCGCCGGATGGGGTGCTCGAGCGCCAGGGTGGCGACGCCGTCGTCGAACACGGCAGCCGTCGCGACGTATCAGGCTGCGGGCTTCGTGACGCCGGGCGAGGTCACCGACTTCTGTCGGCCCTGA
- the ychF gene encoding redox-regulated ATPase YchF, whose product MALTIGIVGLPNVGKSTLFNALTKNTVLAANYPFATIEPNIGVVPLADPRLARLAEIFGSARILPAPVSFVDIAGIVRGASEGEGLGNKFLANIREADAICQVVRAFVDDDVVHVDGKVSPKDDIETINTELILADLQTLETAIPRLEKEVKGKKTDKEVLDTALAAQRVLEEGTTLFVGGEAAGVDAKLAKGLGLLTTKPFLYVFNLDEDGLTDASLHDELAALVAPAEAIYLNAKLEADLAELDPEDAAELLESVGVTEPGLEQLARVGFQNLGLQTYLTAGPKETRAWTITKGWTAPQAAGVIHTDFQRGFIKAEVVSFDDLDAAGSMAEARAAGKVRMEGKDYVMADGDVVEFRFNV is encoded by the coding sequence GTGGCCCTCACCATCGGAATCGTCGGACTGCCCAACGTCGGCAAGTCCACGCTCTTCAACGCGCTGACCAAGAACACCGTGCTCGCGGCGAACTACCCGTTCGCCACCATCGAGCCCAATATCGGGGTCGTGCCGCTCGCCGACCCACGCCTGGCCCGACTCGCCGAGATCTTCGGCAGCGCCCGGATCCTGCCGGCGCCGGTCAGCTTCGTCGACATCGCCGGCATCGTGCGCGGCGCCTCGGAGGGGGAGGGGTTGGGCAACAAGTTCCTGGCCAACATCCGTGAGGCCGACGCGATCTGCCAGGTGGTGCGCGCCTTCGTCGACGACGACGTGGTGCACGTCGACGGCAAGGTCTCGCCCAAGGACGACATCGAGACGATCAACACCGAACTGATCCTGGCCGACCTGCAGACCCTGGAGACCGCCATCCCGCGGCTGGAGAAGGAGGTCAAGGGCAAGAAGACCGACAAGGAGGTCCTCGACACCGCGCTCGCCGCACAGCGGGTGCTCGAGGAGGGGACCACCCTGTTCGTCGGTGGCGAGGCGGCCGGCGTGGACGCGAAGCTGGCCAAGGGGCTGGGCCTGCTCACCACCAAGCCGTTCCTCTACGTCTTCAACCTCGACGAGGACGGCCTCACCGACGCCAGTCTGCACGACGAACTCGCAGCCCTGGTCGCCCCGGCCGAGGCCATCTACCTCAACGCCAAGCTGGAGGCCGACCTGGCCGAGCTCGACCCGGAGGACGCCGCCGAGCTGCTCGAGTCCGTCGGCGTCACCGAGCCCGGGCTGGAACAGCTCGCGCGGGTGGGTTTCCAGAACCTCGGGCTGCAGACGTACCTGACCGCCGGCCCCAAGGAGACCAGGGCCTGGACGATCACCAAGGGGTGGACCGCGCCGCAGGCCGCCGGGGTCATCCACACCGACTTCCAGCGCGGCTTCATCAAGGCGGAGGTCGTCTCCTTCGACGACCTCGATGCGGCCGGGTCGATGGCCGAGGCCCGTGCCGCCGGCAAGGTGCGCATGGAGGGCAAGGACTACGTCATGGCCGACGGTGACGTGGTGGAGTTCCGATTTAACGTCTAG
- a CDS encoding SDR family NAD(P)-dependent oxidoreductase codes for MPDLTVLITGATDGIGRRLATRFARPGNHLLLHGRDARRGADAVAEAESAGASAHFLPADLASLDDVRVLAHTVLDTCDQLDILVNNAGISVPGGPREQTPEGFERHLAVNYLAPFLMTRLLLPTLSAARPSRIVNVVSAGQSSISFDDLMLNSGYSGTRAYGQSKVALGMLTFDLAQEHATSVLTANCLHPGTHLDTTMVRAAGIAPSGSADQGAQAVFRLATDPSLADTTGHYFDGTRRSRMHPQAYDTDARAQLRRISERLTGLVH; via the coding sequence ATGCCCGACCTCACCGTCCTGATCACTGGAGCAACAGACGGCATCGGACGTCGACTCGCCACGCGGTTCGCGCGCCCCGGGAACCACCTGCTCCTCCACGGCCGTGATGCTCGTCGAGGAGCTGACGCGGTCGCCGAGGCTGAATCGGCGGGCGCTTCGGCACACTTTCTACCCGCCGACCTCGCTTCGCTCGACGACGTACGAGTGCTGGCCCACACCGTCCTCGACACCTGCGACCAGCTGGACATCCTTGTCAACAACGCCGGCATCTCGGTCCCCGGTGGACCTCGCGAACAGACCCCAGAGGGCTTCGAGCGACACCTCGCGGTGAACTACCTCGCACCGTTCCTCATGACGCGGCTCCTACTGCCGACGCTCAGCGCTGCGCGGCCGTCCCGCATCGTCAACGTCGTCTCGGCCGGCCAGAGCAGCATCAGCTTCGATGACCTCATGCTGAATAGCGGCTATAGCGGCACTCGTGCCTACGGTCAGAGCAAAGTCGCACTCGGCATGCTCACGTTCGATCTCGCCCAGGAGCATGCAACCAGTGTCTTGACCGCGAACTGCCTGCATCCCGGAACGCACCTCGATACGACGATGGTCCGAGCCGCAGGCATCGCCCCATCCGGCTCGGCCGACCAAGGAGCGCAGGCCGTGTTCCGACTGGCGACCGACCCCTCGCTGGCGGACACGACTGGGCACTACTTCGACGGCACGCGCAGAAGCCGGATGCATCCGCAGGCGTACGACACCGATGCACGCGCGCAGCTGCGCCGCATCAGCGAGCGTCTCACCGGGCTCGTCCACTGA
- a CDS encoding class I SAM-dependent methyltransferase: MRDFEELVAEAVAADVTGWGFAWLAGRATEERPPWGFSRQAAGRLARAECGLDIDTGGGEVIDEAPVLPPRMVVTESWPPNAQRARELLGPRGVRVVETRPGAPLPFRDGTFDLVTARHPVAPDWAEIHRVLRPGGHYFAQHVGPGSAFELIEYFLGPLPEERRGRDPRRETAQAEGVGLEVVGLGTARCRMEFFDVGAIVWILRKCVWWVPDFTVERYEDALRALDRMMRGGQPFVAHSTRHLLDLRRPGDRA, translated from the coding sequence ATGCGTGACTTTGAGGAGCTGGTCGCCGAGGCAGTCGCGGCCGACGTCACGGGTTGGGGCTTCGCCTGGCTGGCAGGACGGGCGACGGAGGAACGACCGCCGTGGGGCTTCTCCCGACAGGCGGCCGGGCGCCTCGCGCGGGCCGAGTGCGGGTTGGACATCGACACCGGCGGCGGTGAGGTGATCGACGAAGCACCCGTCCTGCCGCCGCGCATGGTGGTGACCGAGTCCTGGCCGCCCAACGCACAGCGAGCACGGGAGCTGTTGGGGCCGCGCGGGGTGCGCGTCGTCGAGACCCGGCCAGGGGCCCCGTTGCCGTTCCGGGACGGGACGTTCGACCTGGTGACCGCGCGACACCCGGTCGCACCCGACTGGGCAGAGATCCACCGCGTCCTGCGTCCCGGCGGGCACTACTTCGCCCAGCACGTGGGACCCGGTTCGGCCTTCGAACTCATCGAGTACTTCCTGGGGCCACTGCCGGAAGAGCGTCGGGGCCGCGATCCGCGGCGTGAGACGGCACAGGCCGAGGGGGTCGGTCTGGAGGTCGTGGGGCTGGGGACCGCCCGGTGCCGGATGGAGTTCTTCGATGTGGGAGCCATCGTCTGGATCCTGCGCAAGTGCGTGTGGTGGGTGCCGGACTTCACCGTCGAGCGGTACGAGGACGCCCTCCGTGCACTGGACCGGATGATGCGCGGGGGACAACCGTTCGTGGCCCACTCGACCCGGCACCTCCTCGACCTGCGCCGCCCCGGCGACCGGGCCTGA
- a CDS encoding PaaX family transcriptional regulator C-terminal domain-containing protein: protein MPRADPREKVFFAFGIAGRTELPAAALVAILGDLGLTAPGARSLLARMERTGAVEGIRAGRRVTYRPAGPSRSGFERVRAKGESPGADWDGSYEAVFFSVPETERAYRDDLRRKARNLGFGALRPGVLIHADHGRGDVLTRQVGPPPAGGRVFAGRLVMDLPDARTAAQEAWSLDGLAARYRTFASACLAAVAGASRVRVEDAVAEYARVSLAAHAVLLEGPELPAELLPTDWPHAELAAALRTLHSAYEPALSARLAMLLT from the coding sequence ATGCCACGCGCCGATCCCCGGGAGAAGGTGTTCTTCGCCTTCGGCATCGCCGGCCGGACGGAGCTCCCGGCGGCTGCCCTGGTCGCCATCCTGGGTGACCTCGGGTTGACCGCTCCCGGGGCCCGGAGCCTGCTCGCGCGGATGGAGCGCACCGGCGCGGTCGAGGGGATCAGGGCCGGGCGCCGGGTGACCTACCGGCCGGCCGGGCCGAGCAGGAGTGGCTTCGAGCGGGTCAGGGCCAAGGGGGAGTCGCCGGGCGCGGACTGGGACGGCAGCTACGAGGCGGTGTTCTTCTCCGTCCCCGAGACGGAGCGTGCCTATCGCGACGACCTGAGACGCAAGGCGCGCAACCTGGGGTTCGGTGCGCTGCGCCCCGGCGTGCTGATCCATGCCGACCACGGTCGCGGAGACGTCCTGACCCGCCAGGTGGGTCCACCGCCCGCGGGTGGTCGGGTGTTCGCCGGGCGCTTGGTGATGGATCTCCCCGACGCGCGGACCGCCGCGCAAGAGGCGTGGTCCCTCGACGGCCTGGCTGCGCGGTACCGGACCTTTGCCAGCGCCTGCCTGGCGGCCGTGGCGGGTGCCTCCCGCGTCCGGGTCGAGGACGCCGTGGCGGAGTATGCCCGGGTCTCCCTCGCCGCCCACGCGGTGCTGCTGGAGGGTCCGGAACTGCCCGCCGAACTGCTGCCGACGGACTGGCCCCACGCCGAACTGGCGGCGGCGCTGCGGACCCTGCACTCGGCATACGAGCCGGCGCTCTCGGCGCGGCTGGCGATGCTCCTGACGTAG
- a CDS encoding HNH endonuclease has protein sequence MEGSTTTTPSDRPVAVGELEALLRRLAHPAPDLDDMGRIDQIEVLERLKGACAGAQARLAVDYATSRRDDMRHRGVSTRDAQRSIGAEVALARRESPARGRGHLRLAQALIADMPTTHRALLDGRITEFAAGLVVRATAGLSPADRAAVDARLADSLVTVSETKLEATARALAYELDPEAFVARARKAATDRRVTIRPAPDVMSYVTALLPVEEGVACYAALTQQADALRRSGDERTRGQIAADTFVERVTGRSPATGVDVEVQVVMTDRSLFAGAETSGRIPGFGPIPAELARDLARRGTTRPEVPDDPLREVARAWIRRVFLAPEDASVRDLDSGRRAFDGRLRRLVVARDQVCRTPWCGAPVRHADHVVPVSGAGRTTTRNGQGLCEACNYIKETLGWSSQVVRQPDGRDVVETTTPTGHLYRSAAPPCLDSMTDLPTDWAAARDGPADTPEADLRAAVEAWQRLVEEYRDEEAGAADPYDLEDDVMAALWADAGGDDEDGLAG, from the coding sequence ATGGAGGGGTCGACGACGACAACACCCAGCGACCGGCCGGTGGCGGTCGGTGAGCTGGAGGCCCTGCTGCGCCGTCTCGCCCACCCCGCGCCGGACCTCGACGACATGGGGCGGATCGACCAGATCGAGGTCCTCGAGCGGTTGAAGGGCGCCTGTGCCGGCGCCCAAGCCAGGCTCGCCGTGGACTACGCCACGAGTCGCCGGGACGACATGCGGCACCGGGGCGTGTCTACCCGCGATGCCCAGCGCAGCATCGGTGCGGAGGTCGCCCTCGCGCGCCGGGAGTCCCCGGCGCGGGGGCGGGGCCACCTGAGGCTCGCGCAGGCCCTGATCGCCGACATGCCCACGACGCACCGGGCCCTCCTGGACGGCCGGATCACCGAGTTCGCTGCCGGTCTGGTGGTGCGGGCCACGGCCGGGCTCAGTCCCGCGGACCGGGCCGCGGTGGATGCCCGGCTGGCGGACTCCCTGGTGACGGTGTCCGAGACGAAGCTGGAGGCGACCGCCCGGGCCCTGGCCTACGAGCTCGACCCGGAGGCCTTCGTGGCCCGTGCCCGCAAGGCCGCTACCGATCGGAGGGTCACCATCCGGCCCGCCCCCGACGTCATGTCCTACGTCACGGCACTGCTCCCGGTCGAGGAGGGCGTCGCCTGCTACGCGGCGCTCACCCAGCAGGCGGACGCGTTGCGCCGGTCCGGCGACGAACGGACCCGCGGGCAGATCGCGGCCGACACCTTCGTGGAGCGCGTCACGGGACGGTCCCCAGCCACGGGCGTGGACGTCGAGGTGCAGGTCGTGATGACCGACCGGTCGCTGTTCGCCGGCGCCGAGACGTCCGGGCGCATCCCCGGCTTCGGTCCCATCCCGGCCGAGCTTGCCCGGGACCTCGCACGCAGGGGCACGACCCGTCCGGAGGTCCCGGACGACCCGCTCCGCGAGGTGGCGCGCGCGTGGATCCGCCGGGTGTTCCTGGCGCCGGAGGATGCCTCGGTCCGCGACCTGGACTCGGGCAGGAGGGCCTTCGACGGTCGCCTGCGCCGCCTCGTCGTCGCCCGCGACCAGGTCTGCCGGACGCCGTGGTGCGGGGCACCCGTCCGGCATGCCGATCACGTGGTGCCCGTCTCGGGTGCCGGGCGGACCACGACGCGCAACGGCCAGGGCCTCTGCGAGGCGTGCAACTACATCAAGGAGACCCTCGGCTGGTCCAGTCAGGTGGTGCGCCAGCCGGACGGGCGCGATGTCGTCGAGACGACCACCCCGACGGGACACCTCTATCGCTCCGCGGCTCCGCCCTGCCTGGACTCGATGACCGACCTGCCGACCGACTGGGCGGCGGCCCGCGACGGGCCCGCCGACACACCGGAGGCAGACCTCCGGGCGGCCGTGGAGGCCTGGCAGCGGCTGGTCGAGGAGTACCGGGACGAGGAGGCCGGGGCCGCCGACCCCTACGACCTGGAGGACGACGTGATGGCGGCGCTCTGGGCAGATGCGGGTGGGGACGACGAGGACGGGCTGGCCGGGTAG